In one Lolium rigidum isolate FL_2022 chromosome 3, APGP_CSIRO_Lrig_0.1, whole genome shotgun sequence genomic region, the following are encoded:
- the LOC124700295 gene encoding BTB/POZ and MATH domain-containing protein 2-like → MSSFAGLSVVTNGKHCTTTAIDAGMGSGYHLLVVKDYLRTVQEVPNGKSICSGHFMVGGHKWCIKYHPNGKQPSCADFISLGLCLVDDDVEEAVKAKFMFSFVDQVEKQKAKEFFANQTYIFPVKGYCWGSLKFMKRDALERSAHLKADCFTIRIDIMVCNDLTTQQDAVGTLSGIGQHFKILLQDKVGCDVTFEVSGETFLAHRCVLAARSKVFRAQFFGPMTQGITSSAIQIKDMDAKVFAAMLSFIYSDSFPEMEENKAQAVEEQEEEAAKLVTWMQDLFVASDRYDIQQLKFLCEKKLFNLTGVSSVACTLALAERHNCHRLKDACLTFIQVQSPKCLEKVMETDGWELIVTTYPSILKEIIAKVASNQKDNKRKYESM, encoded by the coding sequence ATGTCATCATTCGCCGGTCTCTCCGTTGTCACCAACGGAAAGCACTGCACCACGACGGCCATCGATGCCGGCATGGGCAGTGGGTACCACCTGCTTGTGGTCAAAGACTACTTGCGCACCGTACAAGAGGTGCCCAACGGCAAGAGCATCTGCTCTGGGCATTTCATGGTAGGAGGACATAAATGGTGCATCAAATACCACCCAAATGGCAAGCAGCCAAGTTGTGCCGACTTCATTTCTCTCGGTCTTTGCCTTGTCGATGACGATGTTGAAGAGGCTGTGAAGGCCAAGTTCATGTTTAGCTTCGTCGACCAGGTTGAGAAGCAAAAGGCAAAGGAATTTTTTGCAAATCAAACATACATCTTCCCCGTCAAAGGTTATTGTTGGGGCTCCTTGAAGTTTATGAAAAGAGATGCCCTTGAACGGTCAGCTCATCTAAAGGCTGATTGTTTCACCATCCGGATTGACATCATGGTCTGCAATGATCTCACCACACAGCAGGATGCCGTTGGCACCCTGTCTGGCATAGGCCAACATTTCAAAATTCTACTTCAAGATAAAGTGGGTTGTGATGTCACATTTGAGGTCAGTGGTGAGACGTTCCTTGCACACCGTTGTGTGCTTGCAGCCCGATCTAAAGTTTTCAGGGCACAGTTCTTTGGCCCCATGACACAGGGTATCACGTCCAGTGCCATACAGATCAAAGACatggatgcaaaagtgtttgcagctaTGCTTAGCTTCATCTACTCAGACTCATTTCCTGAGATGGAGGAGAACAAAGCACAAGctgtcgaagaacaagaagaggaaGCAGCAAAGCTTGTTACGTGGATGCAGGACTTGTTTGTAGCGTCAGACAGATATGATATCCAGCAGCTCAAGTTCTTATGTGAAAAGAAGTTGTTCAACCTCACAGGTGTGAGCTCCGTGGCCTGCACTCTAGCTCTAGCTGAGCGACACAACTGCCACAGATTGAAGGATGCGTGCTTGACGTTTATCCAAGTCCAATCTCCCAAGTGTTTGGAAAAGGTAATGGAGACTGATGGCTGGGAGCTTATAGTTACGACCTATCCCTCTATTTTGAAGGAGATCATTGCCAAGGTTGCGTCCAATCAGAAGGACAATAAGAGGAAATATGAGAGTATGTAA